In Eucalyptus grandis isolate ANBG69807.140 chromosome 4, ASM1654582v1, whole genome shotgun sequence, the following proteins share a genomic window:
- the LOC104440898 gene encoding uncharacterized protein LOC104440898, whose protein sequence is MKNTLRCCISCILPCGALDVIRIVHTNGRVEEISGTVRAGEIMKLHPKHVLKKPSSSPSENGVVPKIVIVPPDAELQRGKIYFLMPVPSMPEKTRSRSSSRKIKKRESEGSDAKSAIAMTANLLISDRYLSEILSEKLSTQRDRRRGRAAVWRPHLESISEGLSDA, encoded by the coding sequence ATGAAGAACACCCTAAGGTGTTGCATCTCTTGCATTCTACCATGTGGAGCTCTGGATGTGATCCGAATCGTGCACACCAATGGCCGCGTCGAGGAGATCAGCGGCACGGTCCGCGCAGGCGAGATCATGAAGCTGCACCCCAAGCACGTCCTTAAGAAGCCCTCGTCATCACCATCGGAAAACGGGGTCGTCCCGAAGATAGTCATCGTGCCGCCTGACGCGGAGCTCCAGAGGGGGAAGATTTATTTCCTCATGCCAGTCCCCTCCATGCCCGAGAAAACCCGGTCGAGATCTTCAAGCAGGAAGATCAAGAAGAGAGAGTCCGAGGGCAGCGACGCGAAGTCCGCCATCGCTATGACAGCGAACCTCCTCATCTCCGATCGGTACTTGAGCGAAATACTATCGGAGAAGCTGTCGACGCAAAGGGATCGCAGGCGAGGCCGTGCTGCCGTATGGAGGCCTCACTTAGAGAGCATTTCCGAGGGGTTGAGCGATGCATAA
- the LOC104442609 gene encoding abscisic acid receptor PYL11, which translates to MKKGQKKSQDTLETQAMVRLYHTPDFLPNQCGSLLTQTIDAPLPLVWSLVRQFANPQAYKQFVKSCYMVAGDGSTPGSIREVTVISGLPAHRSRERLELLNDELHVMVFSIIGGDHRLVNYRSTTTLQEDDLDGAGPSDNRTTVIESYVVDVPQDSNKEDTNLFAETIIRCNLRSLAKVSEKMACALKA; encoded by the coding sequence ATGAAAAAAGGACAGAAGAAGTCACAAGACACCCTCGAAACGCAAGCCATGGTCCGCCTCTACCACACCCCGGACTTCCTCCCGAACCAGTGCGGCTCGCTTCTGACCCAGACCATCGACGCACCGCTCCCGCTTGTCTGGTCCCTCGTCCGCCAGTTCGCTAACCCGCAGGCCTACAAGCAGTTCGTCAAGAGCTGCTACATGGTGGCAGGCGATGGCAGCACACCTGGGAGTATCCGTGAGGTCACTGTCATCTCGGGCCTGCCAGCCCACCGTAGCCGGGAGAGGCTCGAACTGCTCAACGACGAGTTGCACGTAATGGTGTTCAGCATCATTGGGGGCGACCACCGGCTCGTGAACTACCGGTCCACCACAACATTGCAAGAGGACGATCTCGATGGAGCTGGGCCCAGCGACAACAGGACGACCGTCATAGAGTCGTACGTGGTGGATGTGCCTCAAGATAGCAACAAAGAGGACACAAACTTGTTCGCGGAGACGATAATCCGGTGCAATCTTAGGTCTTTGGCCAAGGTCTCGGAGAAAATGGCTTGTGCTCTTAAGGCTTGA